The Sphingobacterium lactis sequence TTCTTGCCATCATAGACCTGATCATACCGGAGATGCGTATCCATCGCCGGTGTATTGACAATCTTTCTCGCATTGAATACCTGATTGGGATCGAAGATATCCTTTACTTCAAGTAAGAGTTGATAAACCTTATCTCCCAACACCTTACCGATAAATTCGCCACGCAATCGTCCATCTCCATGTTCCCCACTCAGCGATCCGTTGTATTTCAATACCAGATCCGTTGTGCGTTCCAAGATCGTTCGGAACTGCTTTCTTCCAGCCTCTGTCTTCAGGTTGATAAAGGGTTCAATATGCAGCTCGCCGGCACCGGCATGTGCATAGTAGGAAGCATGCACCCCCTGCTCGGACAGCAATTGTTGCACATCGTAGACATAGGCCGGTAAATCCTCAGGGGATACGGCACAATCCTCGATCAGGTTCACGGGCTGCGAATCGCCAGGAAGATTCCTGATCAATCCCAATCCAGCTTTGCGTACATCCCAAACCAAGTTTGTCTGTTCGGTACCCGTAATCACCGGATAGGCATAGCCCAAGCCAAGTGCTTTTAATTCAGCGATCAATCCTTCGGCCTGCCGCATAATATCCGCCAGGTCATCTGCGCGGAATTCCACGATCAATAAGGCTTCCGGATCTCCTTCGATAAAGAAACGGTTGTATTGGTAGGTCGGATGGCCGACCGTAAAATCAAGAATATATTTGTCCACAAGCTCAGATGCTTCCGGACGATGTTTGAGGGCAATGACATTGCCGCGCATGCACTCCACCATATCGCTGAAATGTATGCAGACCAAACCGATCTCTTTCGGCGGTAAGGGCATCAGTTTTATTTTTGCTGAAGTCACAATACCAATGGTCCCTTCCGAACCAGCCAATAAGTTGCACATATTGAACGGATTATCGGTGTTTGACAGAAGGTCTAATGCATATCCTGTATTGCGTCGTGTAATATCCGATTTCGGGAATCCGGCATGGATGGCTTCCTGATTTTCCTTGTTCGCCAACAGGGTATTGATTCCGCGGTATATCTCGCCTTCTCTACCCGATGCTGTCAGTTTGGAAAAATAAGCCGCTTCATCCAGCGCCTCAAAGGTTACTTCCGACTCATCATCCAACAGCACTTGTGCAGCTATCAGGTTCTGGCGTGTATCGCCCCATACGATGGAATGAAGACCGGAAGAGTTATTACCGATCATACCGCCGATCATCGCTCGGGAAGCCGTGGAAGTTTCCGGACCGAACATCAATCCGTACGGTCTTAAATAAGCATTCAGATCATCGCGAATCACGCCAGGCTGTACAATTGCCCAGCCCTCTTCCGCATTGACCTCCAGGATCTGGTTGAAGGCTCGGGACACATCTACTACAATGCCATCACCTACCACCTGCCCCGCAAGGGAGGTTCCAGCCGTCCGCGGAATTAAGGTGACTCCATTCTCCCGGGCAAAACGGATCAAGATTTTCAGGTCTTCAACATTGTGCGGAATACACACTGCCAAGGGGATCTCTTGGTAAACCGATGCATCGGTGGCATACGCCATCCGCATGGTTTGATGTGACACTTGATGCTCATCGAAAAATAAATCTCCGGATAGAGATTCAGCTAAGGCTACTAATTTAATTTGTACTGACACGACTAGATAGATTGATGAACAAAATTAATCATTGTTTCATAAAAAACGCCTTTTAAACATTTATTTCGGTAATTCCCACATCCTTTGTATATTACATTACCAAACGGGATACATTCTTCCCGAAAATCAACACAACGTCGGAATAACAAAAACTTAACTGAATTTTATTCATTTTTTTACACTAAATTTTGAATATCGTTCGGAATTTACGATATTTGCCGCACTATGGCAAAATTAGAGATTTCACTCGATCAGATTGACCTTCAAATCATTAGGATCATGCAGGACAATGCCCGCACCAACAACGCGGACATTGCTCGTGAACTGGGCATGGCGCCTTCCGCTATCTTGGAACGTGTCAAGAAATTGGAACAGAAGGAAGTGATCCTGCAATACAATGCACGGATCAACCCAGCGGCGTTGGATCAGAAGATGCTTTCCTTTATTTTCATCAAGACCCAGGATATCATCGGGGTGCAGAAGGTAGGGCTGTTGCTTGCGGAGATTCCCGAAGTATTGGAAGTGCATGACATCGCAGGCGAAGACGGATACCTGATCAAGGTGAGAACCAATGATTCTGCCGGCTTGGTCGATCTGATGCGCAACTCCCTGAGTAAAATCGAGGGCATTATCTCCACGCGGACGACCATCGTATTGGAGACGGTTAAAGAAGACAATAAATTAGTAATTCCGAATAAGGACTAGCATACATGGTTAAATCAGCAAATCCAGCAGCAAGCACGGTTATTTTTGCTTACCTGGTGGTGTATATTGTTTGGGGATCCACCTTTTTCTTTATCGAGAAAGCATTGCACGCTTTCCCTCCCTTTGTCCTGGGCTCCATCCGCTTTATCATTGCCGGAACCCTGCTCATGGGCTATTGCTGGTTGAAAGGGTATAAGTTGTACATCAAGAAACCAGTACGCGATGCTGCAACAGTGGGTTTCCTCCTCCTGTTTGTGGACATGGCGGCGATTATCTGGTCTGAACAATATATTTCCAGTGCCATTGTTTCCATCCTGTCGGCTGCAACGGCCATTTGGTTCATTATCCTCGATAAACCCAAATGGAAGGAAAACTTCTCCAGCATTCCGACTTTGTTGGGATTGATCCTCGGATTCCTGGGTGTGGTCATGTTATTTGCCGAGCAGATCTTCGGAGCTGAAGCTGCAGGTGCAAATAGCGACAAAAAGTTGACCGCCATGATCGTCATGACTTTGGGTACCATTGGCTGGACAGTCGGTTCCCTGATTTCCAAATACAGCAAAAACTCGGACAAGAAAAAAGCTGAGGAAGAAACAGCCCAGCCTAAAGAAGAGGAAGACCTGAATGTGATGGTAAAGACTGCTTGGCAGATGGTTGTAGCAGGTACTACCTTTACCTTGGTGGCCCTATTGAACGGAGAATACAAAACCTTCGATTTCCAGGCAGTACCTACGGAATATTGGGGCGCCATGATCTACCTGGCATTGATGGGTTCCATCTTGGCCTTCAGTTGTTACATTTACCTGCTGCAGGTGCGGCCAGCAACAGAGGTCAGTACCTACGCTTATGTGAATCCGATCGTGGCCCTGATCTTGGTCCACTTCTTTACGGATCACATTGTGAGCCGCATGCAGATCATCGGACTGGCCGTAGTCCTGTTCTCGGTTCTCTTGATGAACTGGAATCTCTACCGCAATTCCGATCTGGTGAAAAACTACAAACGTCGCCGCAAGATCAAGAAATTGCGCGATATGGCTCCAAAATCCAGTATTCCGCGGATCGTGGAGGTTGCTGAATTTGGCAAGAAAAAAGAAAAGAAATCGAAAGAGGATAAAAATCCGGAGACGGAACAATAAATACAACAAGCGGCGATATGATCTACATATCGCCGCTTCTGTTTTTTGTATTATACGTGCTTATGTTGCATTCGGGTGGTAACCGCAATGCGATTCCAGAAATTGATCTGCCCGATGGCTACGATTAGCTGTGCCACCTGATTATCCGAGAAATATTTCTTTACCGACTGAAAGGTCTCCTCACGAACGCCTTCCTGGGAAATATGCGTCACTTCTTCCGTAAACTTGAGCACCGCCCGTTCCTCATCGCTAAACAACGGGCTCTCCTCCCATGCCGATAAGGCATAGATACGTTGCTCCGTTTCCCCCGCTTTCCGCGCATCCTTGGTATGCATCTCGAGGCAATATGCACATTTATTGATCTGCGAAACCCGGATCTTGATCAGCTCCCGCAAGGCATAGCTCACGTCCGTATTCGCTAAATAACGCTCCATGGCAAATAGGACTTCATACGCCTTGGGCTCCAGTTCCTGTACATTCATTCTTGTCGACATAAAAAATAGTTTAATGTGTTTTCAAATGTAGGGAGTTTGCCGCAACAATTCGGTCAAAAATAAACTCAAATTTTTAACGAATAAGGATAAAAATCAATTCATTGTCATAACAACTATCAAGAACTGACCATTTATCATCAAAAAGTCAAAACGTTAAATATTTACTTCCATAAATCATTATTTATATGGTTATTTGCAATACTTTTTGAATTAAACTTAGAAAAAGTCAGAAAGTCATAGTATGAAAACACCATTATTACACTGGATTTTTACGCTTGGATTGCTGTTAATCTTCCAATCATCTTACGCACAACAATACATCACCATAAAGGGGCGGGTGATCAACGCCGATAACAGCGAACCCATCCCCTATGCTTCGATCAAAGTGGTCGGTGCAGCGAAGGAAATTGGGGCAAGTTCCAACGATAAAGGAGAATATACCCTGAGCATCCCTTCCACGTACCAGAAGATCCGCATCAGCTCAGTGGGGTTTGACTCGGAAGAATACCCCGTGAGCACCGAGAAGGAACAATATATTCGTGTCATGCTCTTTCCAGCAAACAGCATCGAGGAGGTGGTGGTCAAAGCACCGAAACGCGTCAAATACTCCAACAAGAACAATCCTGCGGTGGAATTGATCCGTAAGGTAGTCGAACACCGCGACCAGAACCGACTGACAGGGCAAAAATATGCTGAATTTGATCAGTATGAAAAGATCAGCCTGGGATTGAGCAACCTGAACGATAAATTCAAGAACAGAAAAGTATTCAAAAAATATCAGTTCCTTTTCGAAGAGGCCGATTCGGTGAAAGAAGGTGGAAACTATGTGCTACCTGCTTATATGGAGGAAAAATTTTCCAAAGTGTATTACCGCAAGGATCCCAATGCCAAGAAACAGTACATCCTGGCCGAACGTAAAGCGGAATTCGATCCGAAGTTCGTCGATAACGATGGACTGAGCACGTATTTCAACCGGTTGTACGATGAAGTGGAGATCTACGATAACAACATCAATATCCTGACCAACCAGTTCTTGAGTCCGATTGCCAACTCCGCACCGACCTTCTACCGTTTCTACATTACCGATACGGTGAAGAATAAGGACGAGACATTGGTCGAATTGAGTTTCTTTCCACGGAACAAAAACGATCTTCTTTTCAAAGGGAAATTATATGTGACCCTAGACGGTAACTATGCGGTCAAAGCGGCTGAGATGACGGTTGCCGACGAGATCAACCTGAATTTCGTGCGCGACCTGGATATCCAGTTGGGATTCAGCAAGACCAATGACAACAAATATTACCTTACGAAATCGAGCTTGGGCATTGATTTTGCGCTGACCGGAAAAGGGAAAGGAATCAAGGGCAAGCG is a genomic window containing:
- a CDS encoding FAD-binding and (Fe-S)-binding domain-containing protein; translated protein: MSVQIKLVALAESLSGDLFFDEHQVSHQTMRMAYATDASVYQEIPLAVCIPHNVEDLKILIRFARENGVTLIPRTAGTSLAGQVVGDGIVVDVSRAFNQILEVNAEEGWAIVQPGVIRDDLNAYLRPYGLMFGPETSTASRAMIGGMIGNNSSGLHSIVWGDTRQNLIAAQVLLDDESEVTFEALDEAAYFSKLTASGREGEIYRGINTLLANKENQEAIHAGFPKSDITRRNTGYALDLLSNTDNPFNMCNLLAGSEGTIGIVTSAKIKLMPLPPKEIGLVCIHFSDMVECMRGNVIALKHRPEASELVDKYILDFTVGHPTYQYNRFFIEGDPEALLIVEFRADDLADIMRQAEGLIAELKALGLGYAYPVITGTEQTNLVWDVRKAGLGLIRNLPGDSQPVNLIEDCAVSPEDLPAYVYDVQQLLSEQGVHASYYAHAGAGELHIEPFINLKTEAGRKQFRTILERTTDLVLKYNGSLSGEHGDGRLRGEFIGKVLGDKVYQLLLEVKDIFDPNQVFNARKIVNTPAMDTHLRYDQVYDGKKIGTYFDFTKQESILRLAEKCSGSGDCRKTEITGGTMCPSFMATRDEKDTTRARANMLRQFLTNSTKTNRFDHDEIKEVMDLCLSCKGCKTECPSSVDIAKMKAEFLQHYYDANGSPFRAKVIANFTQSQKLGAMVAPIYNFFATNGLTSSVIKSVVGFAPGRSLPKVSGTTFSQWVNKQKVEQKKRKVYLFSDEFTNYNDTEIGITAYKLLTALGYEVHVPKLSESGRTYLSKGFVKKAKELANKNVDLVADQISAETPLLGIEPSAIITFRDEYPDLVDAPKREKAIQLGQHALMIDEFLVREIEAGRIHPEQFTSEPQKIKLHGHCYQKAFKLVDYTKRLLSFPSNYEVEVIPSGCCGMAGSFGYEKEHFEVSQKVAELVLFPTLRKTGPEYLVAAAGTSCRHQIKDGLQRKSFHPVEIIYAALLKK
- a CDS encoding Lrp/AsnC family transcriptional regulator; translated protein: MAKLEISLDQIDLQIIRIMQDNARTNNADIARELGMAPSAILERVKKLEQKEVILQYNARINPAALDQKMLSFIFIKTQDIIGVQKVGLLLAEIPEVLEVHDIAGEDGYLIKVRTNDSAGLVDLMRNSLSKIEGIISTRTTIVLETVKEDNKLVIPNKD
- a CDS encoding EamA family transporter; its protein translation is MVKSANPAASTVIFAYLVVYIVWGSTFFFIEKALHAFPPFVLGSIRFIIAGTLLMGYCWLKGYKLYIKKPVRDAATVGFLLLFVDMAAIIWSEQYISSAIVSILSAATAIWFIILDKPKWKENFSSIPTLLGLILGFLGVVMLFAEQIFGAEAAGANSDKKLTAMIVMTLGTIGWTVGSLISKYSKNSDKKKAEEETAQPKEEEDLNVMVKTAWQMVVAGTTFTLVALLNGEYKTFDFQAVPTEYWGAMIYLALMGSILAFSCYIYLLQVRPATEVSTYAYVNPIVALILVHFFTDHIVSRMQIIGLAVVLFSVLLMNWNLYRNSDLVKNYKRRRKIKKLRDMAPKSSIPRIVEVAEFGKKKEKKSKEDKNPETEQ
- a CDS encoding carboxymuconolactone decarboxylase family protein, giving the protein MSTRMNVQELEPKAYEVLFAMERYLANTDVSYALRELIKIRVSQINKCAYCLEMHTKDARKAGETEQRIYALSAWEESPLFSDEERAVLKFTEEVTHISQEGVREETFQSVKKYFSDNQVAQLIVAIGQINFWNRIAVTTRMQHKHV